Proteins encoded in a region of the Rutidosis leptorrhynchoides isolate AG116_Rl617_1_P2 chromosome 9, CSIRO_AGI_Rlap_v1, whole genome shotgun sequence genome:
- the LOC139866979 gene encoding uncharacterized protein: MFISKFARLGAKACMGLSKAPVTIQSSNSSFPIVRNGYLESLSSKLFSSAASGNSQGECEEIQKISVTFLDKDGEREIKVPVGMSMLEAAHQNDIELEGACEGSLACSTCHVIVMDVEQYNKLEDPTDEENDMLDLAFGLTETSRLGCQVIAKPELDGLRLALPAATRNFAVDGYKPKPH; the protein is encoded by the exons ATGTTTATTTCTAAGTTCGCAAGACTTGGAGCTAAGGCTTGCATGGGATTATCAAAAG CCCCAGTAACAATTCAATCAAGTAATTCAAGCTTCCCCATAGTTCGGAATGGCTACTTGGAATCCTTG AGCTCTAAGTTATTCTCCTCTGCAGCTAGTGGCAATTCACAAGGAGAGTGTGAAGAAATCCAAAA GATCTCTGTGACCTTCCTCGATAAAGATGGAGAACGGGAGATAAAAGTTCCTGTTGGAATGTCAATGTTAGAAGCTGCCCACCAGAATGACATAGAGCTTGAAG GAGCATGTGAAGGGTCACTCGCTTGTTCCACCTGTCATGTGATTGTAATG GATGTGGAACAATATAATAAGCTTGAAGATCCTACAGATGAGGAGAATGATATGCTAGATCTTGCGTTTGGGTTGACAGAAAC GTCTCGTCTGGGTTGTCAAGTCATTGCAAAACCTGAACTTGATGGCCTTCGTCTTGCCCTTCCAGCTGCTACTCGAAATTTTGCTGTTGATGGATACAAACCAAAACCACATTAA
- the LOC139866609 gene encoding uncharacterized protein — MTFKASPSKIIISNTPPSGIIRQFKGNQELNEELILKANELEKLFAQHKLRVSGDQPTPTRQNKVSAAESDQTATRSSYTKQQVTNLVPIDNIVPDELQVTYESFDNARGKLYHSYVKKRNARLTELWDINGLEKEAKMKAMHDRLERHSTQMSTKFSSWSAGRRNSVSSPADRLRSLSARSALKRDELLDFGQLQARTTAAAATPRSTTKLASRSARQRPPPDNNRLAQSVPNLSDLREQNTKPYSAARSQVRNYSRNRCTNEEMPPVKEEKSRRSNSSKKSSEVVAFTQCQKVEPKRFLRKNTGRGPGTVSAVPKMKVSRVSEAMNNVELYESNVVQGDKEKGFGTIETEDQAVVDQVESRSSPESETLMNSESENGNTSQSFSQADHTSAAESPVTVTPLVQNSPGESPISWNSYPYSHTHEAYDVESPMRSPASWNNLQPTEADYATRMRMKWGVAHKPKSFKRLFNFGRKYNDNDNSSDYISATTSEGDDDTEDQRKSRNGYLNGFGDNDYYKDEVHTSQSSIPTPPANFRLREDHMSGSSIKAPRSFFSLSSFRSKGK, encoded by the exons ATGACTTTTAAAGCTTCTCCCtccaaaattattattagtaatacaccACCATCTGGGATAATAAGGCAATTCAAAGGGAATCAAGAATTAAATGAAGAGCTTATACTCAAAGCAAATGAACTTGAAAAGCTTTTCGCACAGCATAAGCTTCGAGTTTCTGGAGATCAACCTACCCCTACTCGCCAAAACAAAGTCTCTGCTGCCGAATCTGATCAGACAGCAACAAGATCGTCGTACACGAAGCAGCAGGTTACGAATCTCGTTCCAATCGATAATATTGTTCCTGATGAACTGCAAGTAACATATGAAAGTTTTGACAATGCTAGAGGAAAGTTATATCATAGTTACGTGAAGAAAAGAAATGCACGATTAACAGAGTTATGGGATATTAATGGATTAGAGAAAGAAGCTAAGATGAAGGCTATGCATGATAGGCTTGAACGCCATAGTACCCAAATGAGCACCAAATTTTCTTCATGGTCTGCAGGCAGACGCAACTCTGTATCTAGTCCTGCAGATAGGCTGAGGTCGTTGAGTGCTCGCTCAGCTTTAAAGAGAGACGAG CTACTGGATTTTGGTCAGCTGCAAG CACGCACCACAGCTGCTGCTGCAACCCCAAGATCAACCACCAAACTGGCCTCTAGGTCTGCGAGACAGAGGCCACCACCGGATAATAATCGTCTTGCGCAATCTGTCCCAAACTTGTCTGACTTGAGGGAACAGAATACAAAGCCTTATTCTGCAGCTCGTTCTCAGGTAAGAAACTATAGTCGCAACAGATGTACCAATGAAGAGATGCCACCTGTCAAGGAAGAAAAGTCACGGCGGTCCAATTCCTCGAAAAAGAGCTCAGAAGTTGTCGCTTTCACACAATGTCAAAAAGTGGAGCCAAAGCGGTTTCTGAGAAAAAATACAGGCAGAGGACCTGGAACTGTAAGTGCTGTTCCGAAAATGAAAGTTTCAAGGGTGTCTGAAGCTATGAATAACGTTGAATTGTATGAATCAAACGTGGTTCAAGGTGATAAGGAGAAAGGGTTTGGTACCATTGAAACGGAAGATCAAGCGGTTGTGGACCAGGTTGAGTCAAGATCGAGTCCCGAGTCAGAGACGTTGATGAATTCTGAATCAGAAAACGGGAACACGTCACAGTCGTTTTCTCAAGCAGATCATACTTCGGCTGCTGAATCGCCTGTTACCGTAACACCTTTGGTGCAAAATTCACCTGGTGAGAGCCCGATCTCATGGAATTCATATCCGTACTCTCATACGCATGAGGCGTATGATGTTGAATCTCCAATGAGGAGCCCTGCGTCTTGGAATAATCTCCAACCGACTGAAGCTGATTATGCAACTCGGATGAGAATGAAATGGGGGGTAGCTCATAAGCCTAAAAGTTTTAAAAGGTTGTTTAATTTTGGAAGGAAATATAACGATAATGACAATTCTTCTGATTATATTTCTGCTACAACATCTGAGGGAGATGATGACACTGAAGATCAAAGGAAGTCAAGAAATGGTTACTTAAATGGTTTCGGTGACAACGATTATTATAAAGATGAAG TGCATACATCACAGAGTTCGATCCCAACACCTCCAGCAAACTTTCGATTGAGGGAAGATCATATGTCTGGAAGCTCTATTAAAG CTCCCCGGTCATTCTTTTCATTGTCATCATTTCGAAGCAAAGGGAAGTGA